A single Notoacmeibacter ruber DNA region contains:
- the fabA gene encoding 3-hydroxyacyl-[acyl-carrier-protein] dehydratase FabA: protein MSERKSSYDYEDLLACARGELFGPGNAQLPAPPMLMFDRITEVSEDGGEHGKGCIRAELDVKPDLWFFPCHFIGNEIMPGCLGLDAMWQLTGFYLGWLGLPGYGMAISTGEVKFKGMVTPKTKLVEYGVDFKRVMKGRLNLGIADGWLKADGEQIYSATDLKVALSKEKAGA, encoded by the coding sequence ATGAGTGAACGCAAATCCAGCTACGACTACGAAGACCTTCTGGCTTGCGCGCGAGGCGAGCTTTTCGGACCGGGCAATGCGCAGCTGCCGGCCCCTCCCATGCTCATGTTCGACCGCATCACCGAGGTATCGGAAGATGGCGGTGAGCATGGCAAGGGCTGCATCCGCGCCGAGCTGGACGTCAAGCCGGACCTCTGGTTCTTTCCCTGCCACTTCATTGGAAACGAGATCATGCCCGGCTGCCTTGGGCTGGATGCCATGTGGCAGCTGACCGGTTTCTACCTTGGCTGGCTTGGCCTTCCCGGCTACGGCATGGCGATCTCGACCGGTGAGGTGAAATTCAAGGGCATGGTCACGCCAAAAACCAAGCTCGTGGAATATGGCGTCGATTTCAAACGCGTCATGAAAGGCCGCCTCAACCTCGGCATAGCCGATGGATGGCTCAAAGCAGACGGCGAACAGATCTACTCCGCAACGGATCTGAAGGTCGCGCTTTCAAAGGAAAAGGCCGGCGCCTGA
- a CDS encoding 2-hydroxyacid dehydrogenase codes for MTKPRVVLTRKLPVPVEQRMGELFDLVPNPEDTALPQEALLEAVKTADVLVPTITDRIDADLIHAAGDQLRMIANFGAGTEHIDVEEANRAGIIVTNTPGVLTEDTADMTMALIVAVPRRLVEGSQALLERDGEWNGWSPNWMLGRRIFGKKLGIVGMGRIGTAVARRAKAFGLSIHYHNRTPVADQTQAELNATYWDDLDDMLARMDIITIHTPLTSETRHMIDARRLGLLKREAYLVNVSRGGIVDEAALIDAVDDRRIAGAALDVFNKVPSVNPRLLELCREHRITLLPHMGSATLESRIEMGERVLINIRVVFDGHRPPDRVLPIRR; via the coding sequence ATGACCAAACCCCGTGTTGTCCTCACTCGGAAACTGCCCGTTCCGGTCGAACAGCGCATGGGGGAATTGTTCGATCTGGTTCCCAATCCCGAAGACACGGCCTTGCCGCAGGAAGCGCTACTCGAAGCCGTAAAGACGGCCGATGTGCTGGTGCCGACGATCACCGACCGGATCGATGCGGATTTGATCCACGCGGCAGGTGATCAGCTTCGCATGATCGCCAATTTCGGTGCGGGAACCGAACATATCGACGTCGAGGAAGCCAATCGCGCCGGTATCATCGTGACCAACACGCCGGGTGTTCTCACCGAAGATACGGCCGACATGACGATGGCGCTCATTGTCGCCGTGCCGCGCCGCCTCGTCGAGGGAAGCCAGGCGCTTCTCGAACGGGATGGCGAGTGGAATGGCTGGTCCCCGAACTGGATGCTCGGCCGGCGCATTTTCGGAAAGAAGCTCGGTATCGTCGGCATGGGCCGTATTGGCACAGCTGTGGCGCGTCGCGCCAAGGCTTTCGGCCTGTCGATCCATTATCACAATCGTACGCCTGTCGCCGATCAGACTCAGGCTGAGCTGAATGCGACCTACTGGGACGATCTCGACGACATGCTGGCGCGCATGGACATCATCACGATCCATACGCCGCTGACGTCGGAAACACGTCACATGATCGATGCGCGTCGTCTCGGCCTGCTGAAGCGCGAAGCCTATCTTGTGAATGTCTCTCGGGGCGGCATTGTCGATGAAGCGGCTCTGATCGACGCGGTGGATGATCGCCGGATTGCCGGCGCCGCGCTCGATGTCTTCAACAAGGTGCCGAGTGTCAATCCGCGCCTGCTGGAGCTTTGCCGCGAGCACCGCATCACCTTGCTGCCGCATATGGGGTCGGCCACGCTGGAAAGCCGGATCGAGATGGGCGAGCGGGTTCTCATCAATATTCGAGTGGTGTTCGACGGCCACCGGCCGCCAGACCGCGTGCTGCCGATCCGTCGATAG
- a CDS encoding SH3 domain-containing protein — MRTVIPLLAPVLIWISLLLLPAGQARAQDITGSIETGASGLPLPRFASLKSSRINMRAGPGRDYRIEWNYRKAGLPMEIIQEYDNWRKVRDASGDEGWIHVSLLTGKRTGMAAPWQKNEMLPLRRQPTPDSSLIAQVEAGALGEVVSCDGEWCIVDYDGYEGYMRQAQIWGVYPSEKIED, encoded by the coding sequence ATGCGTACGGTCATACCTCTCCTCGCCCCGGTTCTCATCTGGATCAGTCTGCTGCTTCTGCCCGCCGGCCAAGCCCGAGCGCAGGACATTACCGGCTCTATCGAAACCGGCGCATCCGGCCTGCCCCTGCCCCGTTTTGCGTCGCTGAAGTCCTCACGCATCAACATGCGTGCGGGACCTGGCCGCGACTACCGGATCGAATGGAACTATCGCAAGGCCGGCCTGCCGATGGAAATCATCCAGGAATACGACAATTGGCGCAAAGTGCGGGACGCCAGCGGCGATGAGGGCTGGATTCACGTCTCTCTACTGACCGGCAAGCGGACCGGGATGGCCGCGCCATGGCAGAAAAACGAAATGCTGCCGCTGCGCCGGCAACCGACGCCGGACTCCTCGCTCATCGCGCAAGTCGAAGCAGGCGCTCTCGGTGAAGTCGTCTCGTGCGACGGAGAATGGTGCATCGTCGATTATGATGGCTATGAGGGCTATATGCGCCAGGCGCAGATCTGGGGCGTCTATCCGAGCGAAAAGATCGAAGACTAG
- a CDS encoding molybdopterin-synthase adenylyltransferase MoeB has protein sequence MTNDALDSDELRRYARHIILPEIGGPGQQKLKAARVLVIGAGGLGAPVLLYLAAAGVGTLGVIDDDIVSLSNLQRQIIHATDDIDRKKVDSAADVIKGVNPHVRMQTHAMRLSEDNADELIANYDIVVDGSDNFTTRYLLADLCAAKKVTLVTGAVGRFDGSLTVLQPWREDAEGRLNPTYRDLFPEPPAPGTVPSCAEAGVIGALTGVIGTLQAMEVIKLITGAGEPLIGRLLLYDSLAARFETIRYRRSRKSAALAS, from the coding sequence ATGACGAATGATGCACTCGATAGCGATGAATTGCGGCGCTATGCACGCCACATCATCCTGCCGGAGATCGGCGGGCCCGGACAGCAGAAACTGAAGGCGGCGCGCGTTCTCGTTATCGGCGCCGGCGGCCTCGGTGCCCCGGTTCTTCTCTATCTCGCGGCAGCAGGTGTCGGCACGCTTGGCGTGATCGACGACGACATCGTGTCGCTTTCCAATCTTCAGCGCCAGATCATTCATGCGACGGATGATATCGATCGCAAAAAGGTCGATAGCGCGGCCGATGTGATCAAAGGCGTCAATCCGCATGTTCGGATGCAGACCCACGCAATGCGTCTGTCCGAGGACAATGCGGACGAGTTGATCGCCAATTACGATATCGTCGTCGATGGGTCGGACAATTTCACCACCCGCTATCTCCTGGCCGATCTTTGCGCAGCGAAGAAGGTGACGCTCGTGACAGGCGCGGTCGGGCGTTTCGACGGCTCGCTGACGGTTCTTCAGCCCTGGCGCGAAGACGCAGAGGGCCGGCTCAACCCGACCTATCGTGATCTCTTCCCGGAACCGCCAGCGCCGGGAACGGTGCCGTCCTGCGCGGAAGCGGGCGTGATCGGCGCGCTGACCGGAGTGATCGGCACGCTTCAGGCGATGGAAGTCATCAAACTCATCACCGGCGCCGGCGAACCGCTGATCGGGCGTCTACTGCTGTATGACAGCCTTGCCGCACGGTTCGAGACGATCCGCTATCGCCGTTCGCGAAAGTCTGCTGCGCTGGCGAGTTGA
- the fabI gene encoding enoyl-ACP reductase FabI: MEGMMKGKRGLIMGIANRNSIAYGIARTLAAQGAELAVTYQGEAFGKRVKPLAQDLGAELMLDCDVEDIASVDAAFETIKETWGTLDFLVHAIGFSDKSELKGLYADTTRENFSRTMVISCFSFTEVTKRAAALMPDGGSILTLTYAGSVRVMPNYNVMGVAKAALEASVRYLAADYGQDAIRVNAISAGPVRTLAGAGISDARAMFSHQARNAPLRRTVTLDELGGSALYLLSDLSGGVTGEIHYVDSGFNITSMPRLDDLKKTDAAEGE; this comes from the coding sequence ATGGAAGGCATGATGAAGGGTAAGCGCGGCCTGATCATGGGCATCGCGAACAGAAATTCGATCGCCTACGGCATTGCGCGCACGCTTGCTGCCCAAGGCGCGGAACTCGCGGTGACCTATCAGGGTGAAGCCTTCGGCAAGCGTGTCAAACCGCTTGCACAAGACCTCGGCGCCGAACTCATGCTCGATTGCGATGTCGAGGATATCGCCTCTGTCGACGCCGCCTTCGAAACCATCAAAGAGACGTGGGGCACGCTCGACTTTCTGGTTCATGCCATCGGCTTTTCCGACAAGAGTGAGCTGAAAGGCCTCTACGCCGATACGACGCGCGAGAACTTTTCCCGCACGATGGTCATCTCCTGCTTTTCCTTTACCGAGGTGACGAAGCGCGCCGCCGCCCTCATGCCCGATGGCGGTTCGATATTGACGCTGACCTATGCCGGCTCGGTCCGGGTCATGCCGAACTATAACGTCATGGGAGTGGCCAAGGCGGCGCTTGAGGCGTCTGTTCGCTATCTGGCAGCCGATTACGGCCAGGATGCCATCCGCGTCAACGCGATCTCCGCCGGGCCGGTCCGCACCCTGGCGGGAGCCGGCATTTCCGACGCCCGCGCCATGTTCAGCCATCAGGCACGAAATGCTCCGCTTCGCCGGACCGTGACGCTGGACGAACTTGGCGGCTCCGCGCTTTACCTGCTTTCCGACCTTTCAGGTGGCGTGACGGGTGAAATCCATTACGTCGATAGCGGCTTCAATATTACGTCGATGCCGAGACTTGACGACCTCAAGAAGACGGACGCTGCGGAAGGAGAATAA
- the fabB gene encoding beta-ketoacyl-ACP synthase I: MRRVVVTGMGIVSSIGNDADEVTASLRDAKSGITFSESFAEHGFRSQVWGMPSLDPAELIDRRAMRFLHRGGAWNHVAMKQAVADAGLEEGGITDPKIGIIMGSGGPSTEIVVDAADTTRDKGSPKRIGPFAVPKAMSSTASATLATWFKIHGVNYSISSACSTSAHCIGNAYELIQWGKQDMVFAGGHEDLHWTSSNIFDAMGAMSSQYNDTPATASRAYDENRDGFVIAGGAGVLVLEELERAKARGATIYGEIIGYGATSDGHDMVAPSGEGAVRCMKMALDGVDDKVDYINTHGTSTPVGDQKEIGAIREVFGDDVPAIGSTKSLTGHSLGGAGVQEAIYSLLMMKNDFMAESAHIETLDPEFAGLPILTERRDGAFDVALSNSFGFGGTNATLVFKRYQD; encoded by the coding sequence ATGAGACGAGTTGTCGTAACGGGAATGGGTATCGTTTCCTCCATCGGAAACGATGCTGACGAGGTCACGGCCTCGCTACGCGATGCCAAAAGCGGCATCACCTTTTCGGAATCCTTCGCCGAGCACGGTTTTCGCAGCCAGGTCTGGGGCATGCCCTCGCTGGATCCGGCCGAACTGATCGACCGGCGCGCCATGCGGTTTCTGCACCGTGGCGGCGCGTGGAACCATGTTGCGATGAAGCAGGCCGTCGCCGATGCCGGCCTGGAAGAAGGTGGCATAACCGACCCGAAAATCGGTATCATCATGGGCTCCGGCGGCCCTTCCACGGAAATCGTGGTCGATGCGGCCGATACGACCCGCGACAAAGGCTCGCCCAAACGGATCGGCCCGTTCGCAGTGCCGAAGGCCATGAGCAGCACAGCATCGGCCACGCTTGCCACCTGGTTCAAGATTCATGGCGTCAATTATTCGATCAGTTCAGCCTGTTCCACATCGGCCCATTGCATCGGAAACGCCTATGAGCTGATCCAGTGGGGCAAGCAGGACATGGTCTTTGCCGGCGGCCACGAGGACCTGCATTGGACATCGTCCAACATCTTCGACGCCATGGGCGCGATGAGCAGCCAATACAACGACACGCCAGCAACAGCTTCCCGTGCTTACGATGAAAACCGCGACGGCTTCGTCATCGCTGGTGGCGCGGGCGTGCTGGTGCTCGAAGAACTGGAGCGGGCGAAGGCTCGCGGTGCGACCATCTATGGCGAAATCATCGGCTATGGAGCGACATCCGACGGCCATGACATGGTCGCCCCCTCGGGTGAAGGCGCCGTACGCTGCATGAAGATGGCGCTCGACGGCGTCGATGACAAAGTCGATTATATCAACACGCACGGCACCTCCACGCCTGTCGGCGACCAGAAGGAGATCGGCGCTATCCGTGAGGTGTTTGGCGACGATGTCCCGGCTATCGGCTCGACCAAAAGCCTGACCGGCCACAGCCTTGGCGGCGCAGGCGTTCAGGAAGCGATCTACAGCCTTTTGATGATGAAGAACGACTTCATGGCCGAAAGCGCCCATATCGAGACGCTCGATCCCGAATTTGCCGGCTTGCCGATCCTGACGGAACGACGCGACGGCGCGTTCGATGTCGCACTCTCCAACTCGTTCGGGTTTGGCGGCACCAACGCCACGCTTGTTTTCAAACGCTATCAGGACTGA
- a CDS encoding putative bifunctional diguanylate cyclase/phosphodiesterase produces the protein MKNIENPKRSKTVRLATLGSLGIAAVSGTIYVSRFLTDPTAVVQMDVYVASVAALCALCAMFAALSFFAGVDESEDYVFQETHIDKLTGFHTRVAMIGYIAEALTKVLKSGKPQFLIDVDIDRFKQINDQIGFEEGDELIRAAGERLRAFFGENTRIGRMGAGEFAIIIDDDIADFEAMLDVLVERLMEPYRLKTHHQTVTFSAGVVAMPKDGRDPLQLMRRANLALQRARADGIGGWSVFENEMGRVADYRQWVESELTDAIDRGDFVLYYQPQLSLKGERIVGYEALIRWQHPERGLIPPNEFIPVAEESGMILQIGKWALHQGCHDACMLPDDTYVAINLSPVQFGDRALTETVRQALEESGLPANRLELEITETAMTMDRIQARKVMASLSEMGVQIAIDDFGTGYSNLSYLMDFTFHKLKIDRSFVCRLQDDDTTGAVISTIVGLSRALGAETLAEGVETADQATLLRAAGCDSVQGFHYARPAPLSTFVDSESAGARLLPRAVGATYH, from the coding sequence ATGAAAAACATAGAAAACCCGAAACGCAGCAAGACGGTCCGGCTCGCCACACTCGGCTCGCTGGGCATCGCTGCTGTCAGCGGCACCATCTACGTTTCGCGCTTCCTGACGGACCCGACAGCCGTCGTTCAGATGGATGTCTACGTCGCTTCCGTCGCTGCGCTCTGCGCCCTTTGCGCCATGTTTGCCGCGCTTTCCTTCTTCGCCGGCGTCGACGAGTCGGAGGACTATGTCTTCCAGGAAACGCACATCGACAAGCTGACGGGGTTTCACACACGCGTCGCCATGATCGGCTACATCGCCGAAGCGCTGACCAAGGTACTGAAAAGCGGCAAACCGCAGTTCCTCATCGATGTCGATATCGACCGTTTCAAGCAGATCAACGATCAGATCGGCTTCGAGGAAGGTGACGAACTGATCCGCGCCGCCGGTGAGAGGCTGCGCGCATTTTTCGGCGAAAACACCCGGATCGGCCGGATGGGCGCTGGCGAATTCGCGATCATCATCGATGATGACATTGCCGACTTCGAAGCGATGCTGGATGTTCTGGTCGAGAGGCTGATGGAGCCCTACCGGCTCAAGACGCACCACCAGACTGTCACCTTTTCCGCCGGCGTTGTCGCTATGCCGAAAGATGGCCGCGATCCGCTGCAGTTGATGCGGCGGGCCAACCTCGCATTGCAGCGTGCGCGGGCCGATGGAATCGGTGGCTGGAGCGTCTTCGAAAACGAGATGGGCCGCGTTGCCGATTACCGTCAGTGGGTCGAAAGCGAACTGACCGATGCCATCGATCGCGGCGACTTCGTTCTCTATTATCAGCCGCAGCTCTCGCTGAAAGGCGAGCGCATCGTCGGCTACGAAGCTCTCATACGCTGGCAGCATCCCGAGCGCGGCCTCATTCCGCCGAACGAGTTCATTCCGGTTGCTGAAGAAAGCGGCATGATCCTTCAGATCGGCAAGTGGGCGCTGCATCAGGGCTGCCACGATGCTTGCATGCTGCCCGACGACACCTATGTCGCGATCAATCTGTCGCCGGTTCAGTTCGGAGACCGCGCCCTCACCGAAACGGTGCGTCAGGCTCTTGAGGAATCGGGGCTGCCGGCAAACCGGCTGGAGCTCGAGATCACCGAGACGGCCATGACGATGGACCGGATCCAGGCCCGGAAGGTCATGGCAAGCCTGTCGGAGATGGGTGTTCAGATCGCGATTGATGATTTCGGCACGGGGTATTCCAACCTCAGCTACCTGATGGACTTTACCTTCCACAAGCTGAAGATCGACCGCTCCTTCGTTTGCCGCCTCCAGGATGACGATACCACCGGCGCCGTCATATCAACGATTGTCGGCCTTTCTCGCGCACTCGGTGCCGAAACGCTTGCCGAAGGCGTGGAGACCGCCGATCAGGCGACGCTGCTTCGTGCGGCAGGCTGCGACTCCGTGCAGGGCTTCCACTATGCCCGGCCGGCGCCGCTCTCGACATTCGTCGACTCCGAAAGTGCCGGCGCTCGTCTCCTGCCACGAGCCGTGGGCGCGACCTACCACTAG
- the recF gene encoding DNA replication/repair protein RecF (All proteins in this family for which functions are known are DNA-binding proteins that assist the filamentation of RecA onto DNA for the initiation of recombination or recombinational repair.), giving the protein MNVQADDATPRVSITALRLIDFRSHADLNLPLDPRHVVLFGENGAGKTNILEAVSLLSPGRGLRRATYAEMARQGTEGFALHATIDGPDGQAQIGTGMISGGATGTSGSNTETGRRVRINGSSASADAMAEWLRIIWLLPAMDGLFTGSASDRRRFLDRLVLVVDPAHGRRALAYEKAMRQRNRLFADDIRDDLWFESVEAELAEAGLPIVAARALLIERLQALIDLLPEPSAFPKSDLSVQPGFGSDLPESVERYRQILAEGRYRDRHAGRTLIGPHRADLDVRHRPKDMPAKLCSTGEQKALLIGLILSHARLTAQQAGMAPILLLDEVAAHLDGGRRAALFDILDELGGQAWMTGTDGHLFADLADRAQFFHLSQRGVEPTDPPQPAEPMNDE; this is encoded by the coding sequence GTGAATGTGCAAGCTGACGATGCCACGCCGCGCGTTTCGATAACGGCGCTGCGTCTCATCGACTTCCGCAGCCATGCGGACCTTAATCTTCCGCTCGACCCGCGCCACGTCGTTCTTTTCGGCGAAAACGGCGCCGGCAAAACCAATATTCTGGAGGCCGTCTCCCTGCTCTCTCCGGGACGCGGCTTGCGTCGGGCGACATATGCGGAGATGGCGCGGCAGGGGACGGAGGGCTTTGCCCTTCACGCCACGATCGACGGACCGGACGGCCAGGCCCAGATCGGTACGGGCATGATATCCGGAGGAGCCACCGGCACGAGTGGCTCAAATACGGAAACAGGCCGCCGCGTCCGCATCAATGGCTCCTCCGCCTCGGCGGATGCCATGGCCGAATGGCTGCGGATCATCTGGCTTCTGCCTGCAATGGACGGGCTTTTCACCGGTAGCGCCTCGGACCGCCGCCGTTTTCTGGACCGGCTGGTTCTGGTTGTCGATCCTGCCCACGGTCGCCGAGCCTTGGCCTATGAAAAGGCCATGCGCCAACGAAACCGGCTGTTTGCCGATGACATCCGCGACGATCTCTGGTTCGAAAGCGTCGAGGCGGAACTGGCCGAGGCGGGTCTGCCGATCGTTGCAGCACGCGCTCTCCTGATCGAGCGGTTGCAGGCGCTGATCGATCTCCTGCCCGAACCATCCGCCTTTCCGAAATCGGATCTTTCGGTCCAGCCCGGCTTCGGGTCGGATTTGCCCGAGAGCGTCGAACGTTACCGCCAGATTCTCGCGGAAGGCCGTTATCGCGATCGTCACGCCGGCCGTACGCTCATCGGCCCGCACCGCGCCGACCTCGATGTTCGGCACAGGCCGAAGGACATGCCAGCCAAACTCTGCTCGACCGGCGAGCAGAAAGCGCTGCTGATCGGCCTGATCCTCTCGCATGCCCGACTGACGGCGCAGCAGGCGGGTATGGCGCCCATCCTGCTCCTCGACGAAGTGGCAGCCCATCTCGATGGCGGGCGCCGCGCGGCACTGTTCGATATTCTGGATGAGCTCGGTGGCCAGGCATGGATGACGGGAACGGACGGTCACCTCTTCGCCGACCTTGCAGATCGCGCGCAGTTTTTCCATCTGTCGCAGAGAGGCGTGGAGCCAACCGATCCACCGCAACCGGCGGAGCCGATGAATGACGAATGA
- the dnaN gene encoding DNA polymerase III subunit beta: MRVTLERSNLLKSLGHVHRVVERRNTIPILSNVLLSGEGGSLQLKATDLDLEVTETVPAAIDVSGGTTVPAHLLYDIVRKLPDGAEVGLTMDEDGRAMSVAAGRSSFRLQCLPQGDFPALTAGQFTHEFEVAAEGMKRLIDKTQFAISTEETRYYLNGIYLHAIDSDGDLMLRAVATDGHRLARTQMQAPAGSEGMPGIIVPRKTVAELQKLLDLPEETKVKVELSDTKIRFTAGEVVLTSKLIDGTFPDYQRVIPTGNDKRLVLERDRFAAAVDRVSTISSERGRAVKLSVSEDQIVLTVNNPDSGSATEELAASYEADPMDIGFNAKYLLDVTSQLTGDDAIFMLADAGSPTLINDEDDAQTLYVLMPMRV, translated from the coding sequence ATGCGTGTCACACTCGAGCGCTCCAATCTGCTGAAGTCTCTCGGCCATGTGCATCGCGTGGTCGAACGGCGGAACACCATCCCCATCCTGTCGAACGTGCTGCTCTCGGGTGAAGGCGGAAGCCTGCAGCTGAAGGCGACGGATCTTGATCTCGAAGTCACCGAGACCGTTCCTGCCGCCATCGATGTTTCGGGCGGCACCACGGTTCCCGCTCATCTCCTCTACGATATCGTGCGCAAGCTGCCGGACGGTGCCGAGGTCGGCCTGACCATGGATGAGGATGGCCGTGCGATGAGTGTCGCGGCAGGCCGTTCCTCCTTCCGTCTGCAATGTTTGCCGCAAGGCGATTTTCCGGCGCTCACCGCCGGCCAGTTCACGCACGAATTCGAAGTCGCGGCGGAGGGCATGAAGCGGCTGATCGACAAGACGCAGTTCGCCATCTCCACCGAAGAGACGCGCTATTATCTCAACGGCATCTATCTGCATGCCATCGACAGCGATGGCGATCTGATGCTGCGCGCAGTTGCAACGGACGGACACCGCCTGGCGCGCACGCAGATGCAGGCGCCAGCAGGATCGGAAGGGATGCCGGGCATCATCGTGCCGCGCAAGACCGTAGCCGAATTGCAGAAGCTGCTGGATCTTCCCGAGGAGACGAAGGTGAAGGTCGAGCTATCCGACACCAAGATCCGTTTCACGGCCGGCGAGGTCGTACTGACCAGCAAGCTGATCGATGGCACCTTTCCGGATTATCAGCGCGTCATCCCGACCGGCAACGACAAGCGGCTTGTTCTCGAGCGAGACCGCTTTGCCGCGGCCGTCGACCGTGTCTCGACGATTTCCTCGGAGCGCGGACGTGCGGTCAAACTTTCGGTCTCGGAGGACCAGATCGTACTGACCGTCAACAACCCTGACAGCGGTAGCGCTACGGAAGAACTGGCCGCCAGCTACGAAGCTGATCCGATGGATATCGGGTTCAATGCCAAATATCTTCTGGATGTCACCTCCCAGCTGACGGGTGACGATGCGATCTTCATGCTAGCCGATGCCGGCTCACCGACCCTCATCAATGACGAAGACGATGCACAGACGCTCTACGTTCTCATGCCGATGCGCGTCTGA